From the Drosophila sechellia strain sech25 chromosome X, ASM438219v1, whole genome shotgun sequence genome, the window GATATCGCTGGTCTCGCCGACGCAACTCCAGTTGCATccgatgctgctgctcctgccgctGGCAATCCTTCGCCCTCCGCAGCTGCCTCTTCGGCGGCCTTGCCGCGCCGGAAAATCTGGTTGAAGATCTTCTTAACAAAGTTCTTCGGCGCCGACGTCTGACGACCGACAATGATCATCTTGGTGGCCACACTGTGTATGGGTCCGAAGGCCAGGGCAACCACTGTGCACGCGAGACAGATCACATTGTACGGCATGCTGAAGTCCGGCGTGGGCAGCGAGACAATCAGCGCTTCCGTGTGCAAACTGAGCACATAACTCGGCCGGGTCGCATTGAACGAATGCTCGAAGAGATGCCCCTCCGGCGGCAGAGCGCTGTAGTTTCTGCCCATCGGCAGTTGGCTGGACACAATGGCCGAGCCGATGTAGTGGCCGTGATTCGCATCCGGCGGATACTCCAGCCATTTGAGCAGCAGATAATCCACATCGATGCTTATCAGCGCCGATGTCTGGCCGGGCAGCATGAAGCCAATTTCCAAATGGGACGGCAGTTCCCTTTGCTTGCCGGGCGTATAGTGGAGCAGCTTGAAGGGCAATCGCTGGCGTCCGTATTCGTTGACCCGCTGCGGCTTGCGGCGTATGGAAAGGGTGTGCAAATAGGCGTGCACATACCACGGTATCACCTCCTGCAGCATTATGGGCAGGGCGTCGTAGTGCGAGTTCGTCACCTCCGTAACGATCCTGCCGCGCTCCTGGCCGTGCCCCAATAGATAACGATGAACCGTCACCGGTGGCAGCGATGGCTTCGCCAGATTACGACGACGATTTGCGCTCTTTGGCGCCAGCCAGGCAACATTAAACAGCCGTTCGCCGGCCTCCTTGAACTGCTCGTGCATATCGTAGACGGAGTAGACGACACTATGCCCACCACGAGTGGTCTTCACCTCGTGCACGGGTTCCGGAACCAGCTGATAGCGCTCGCCCAGCTCGTTGCGCTGCACATAGATCTTGGAGCTCTCGGCCAGCTCACAGTAGCCATTCAGTCCCATGCCGAACAGGCGGCGCAGCGAGAAATCATTGTTGCTCAGCTCGAACAGCCGGAGATCGTAGACCAAGTTGGCCGTCTGCGTCAGCTCCACAATGCAGTTGTCCTCATCGTGATCCTCGCAGAGCACGCGCACCTTCAATCCCAGCGAATGGTACTTGGTGTTGTGCACATGACCCGAGTTGAGAAGTGAGGCAAAGCCTGAGGCACTGCCGCATGGCAGTAGTTTCTTCCACGGCGTCAGGTTCTCCGTGCACACGATCTCACGCGGCAGTGTGGCGTAGCGAACGAATCTCTGGCCATTGGCTGGCATAAATTGTGGACGGATCAGGTGCCTCGGTGCAATGCTATTCGTATTGTCGACGAAATTCAACGAGGCGCACAACACGCCCGAGAACACGTTGGCCAACGCCTTCCACTGGCTATCCACATCCCGGTTGGTCAGATTTGCGCCACTGAACCACGCCCACATCTCGGCACCGCTGGTTGCCTCCACAATGGGATAGCCCCATGTCTCGTAGCGCCACAGTCCCTGGGTCAGGCCAATGTGCAGCTCCTTCACCGCAAACTGCTGCAACAGCTCCGCAATTACTCGCGGCGTCAATTGGGTGTGGTAAACTGAAAGAGCAAATGGAAGACACAATTATAAGCACTTAATCACTTAACCAGAAGTTCTAATGACGCTTCAATGGGGCAAAGAACGAAGATAGTTCGCTGTATCGAGCGTTGCCTGTACTTCAGTGATGCCGGTGGGGGGTGATCCCCGCCCCATTTTTGAAATCGAAATGATGCGAAAAAACTCACGATTGTCCTTTTCGCCGTAGTGCCAGCGCGTGGTGAACTGAAAGTAGGTGTTGACATGGTCGCCGGACAATGGACGAACCACTAGCTCCTCGTGGAATCGTTCGTCATCGCGTCCCAAATTCGCGCCGGCATTAAATGCAACCAGGAGCAGCAAGACAAACGCCACCGGATACATGCTGGCCCATGGGTTCAGTGCCAGTTTCTCCGCCTTTAATCCGTTTCGGTTCTACCAACAGCTGACAGGGATTCTCcgttttaatgtattttatttatttatttatttattttgttttttaggtTACCGCGACCTCCGTTATTGTCGTGGAATTATTTGGCCAACCTCGCGTTTCACGTACATAATTGCCAAGGACTTAAGGTTGGAAAgatttatatgtttatttaaatttaatgtaGGAAATCTATTATGTCTTGGCAAGcgtttatgtttttttatgttttcgtttttaagACATATACCAGTCTTGGTATTTTTCCAGGGCTGGAAAGTGTTGCCTAGCAGTGTTGTATAAGAAGTGGCATACATTATCGATAACGTTACATGGTCACACATGTTATCGTTTGTAACGTTCATTTCATTCAAAGTAGAAAGAAAGAAGTCTTTTAATTATGTCGATCTCTGTAGATTTAAACTTACAATTGGGATTTTTTAATGTGCCTGGGAAAAGTGGGCAGTATGCTCGCTGTTTGTGCTGCAAATTTTGCGTATTCCTTGTCCCAgtgttttttaattattctGTGTATTTCAGCCGTGGCATCTTTGATGTTCGAAACTGAGCCATCAGTGAAGATTATCTCGAAGCCCCTTAATTTTTGGCAGTTCCTTTCTACTTTAATTTTGCtaagagagagaaagagaaaaCGCGAATAAGGAATAACAAATAATGCTCAAATAATGGAAGAAAGAATAGGGAATCCAGAGAGAAAGataaaattacaaaacaaATTATTGGAACTCGGAGGCGCGTCAATTATTattgaaaaaggaaaaaggggACAAATAAACGATTAGACAGACCGTTTTCGGGCAGACCGTtttatataccatatatactGTAAAAATACTACATAATACTCATGGGTGTGGAACTCCGCTTAATTATTGGTTTATGGCCgggataaaaatgttttttttattattgcttataaaaaaatatgtagttaatcaaaaatacataaaggAAAAAACAACCCAATTTAAAGCCAGAATTGACGTGTTGAAATGAGCTCATTTCAAAAACTCAAAACCAATTTAAAAGCCTGcatttttaaatcaatttaaatcaACAGAAGCAGCGATTATTTAACAGTTTTCCGGCTTGAGAGTTGCCAAGTTTCTATGTTATTTAATTAGTTAAAATTGGGAATTTTATCAAATGGGATATTTCAAAGGTCTGAGTAAGGGTCACTCTGTATTTACTTCAAAAAATAAGTCTTCGTAAACTACACATTTCATTAGGAACTTTCAATTTTTCAGAACAGTAGTGCAaccaaaattaaaaacaaaaactcaagagcGAAAAAACAAGTAAGTGCAGTTCTTCAACTTTTTTAATCGATGCTTAAACACAGCGATCATTtattataatgtatatttaacacacatatttaatatgcaggcgaataaaatgaaaaagtcAACGACAAAAGTCTTCCAAATGAAAAAACGAAAAGTAAAGTTTTCTTTGTACATTTGAAAATGGCAGGTAGTCATTGGCTGATTTCCAAGACCTTTATAAAACTGAGATGAGAAAACTCATCTTTTGGTAATACTAATAAGTAGTGTACATTCATTTCTGGATTATTTCCGAGCAAATCATGTAtttgtatattgtatattttcCTAACTTCTTAGAAGTCATCTGCACGCTTTTGAGCCCAAAAACACCTTGTCCTTGAAATTATTTGTTCCACCTGGGTTCCTATAAGCAAAAGTAGTTTTCTTTTTAGTGCATCTAAAAAGGCAGCTTATTGTTAGCAACTTACATGAAGTCTACGGGGTTTTCAGTTCTTTAAACTTCTTTCTTTTGCGTTGCAATGCCCGCTTACAGCTGTCGTAtgcaatttccatttcaacTCCTTTCCGGGTTTATCTAAACCAGAATTGCGAATCGGTTTAGATTAAAGTGCTCATCCTCTTGTCTCATCTACAGTCTACTTACTGTGCCATAACTTTGGAAGTTTTGCTTCCGATTCTTGCTTCTGTCGTTGAGCTTTCATCTGCTTTCGGTCTCTTCACTCTGTGGCTATGATTATGATGCAGTTGCTCCTCGCCGGAGATGACGCCACTCTCGTCCTGCGATAAGCACACACGCGCTTTGCTCGTGCAGGTGGAATCACCATGCGATAGCCTCTTGATTTTGCAACTGGCTGTCGAGCCTCCTTGAATTTTAAACTTTGGTCGCATATCCAGAGCGGTGGAGAATCTGCAATTCAAGTtgttgtatatgtatatattgtatGCATACATGTTCTAGCCACTCTGTAAAAGTTAAATGTCCCATTAAACTACCTAAACTAAATGCATGTAGTAgcataaacaattttaaataaatgtgccAATTTAATGGAAAAAACAAACCATCCATCACAGCTGATTTGCAAGAGAAGGTTCGAGTCTTTGGTGGGCAGCGAGTTGGTATTTTTGCAGCACATTTTCGCTGCTGTCTGCGCACcataaaattgtttatattacATTTCAAAAACATTGCCAAGCGTGTATTTACACAAAATATAGACCCTTAAGTCTTATAACCAAAAGGGTAAATATATTTCAACGGGAAAGTGCAGCAAAACCACGCGCGAGTTCGTTTCAACCACATGGTATTCggtttggatttttttttttggtaattttCCGCGGCATTCTACCGCACGCGTTAGTGCCATACGCACACGGCTCGCGGGCCATATTATAGCGACGCACCACGGTCACGCTGCTCAAAGTGAAACGGCCAAACGAAGAAGACGTATCGTGTGTGCTCAGACTTGTGCTCTCAAAATTTTTGGTCAACTACATTATTCAGCTCTGGTagcgaaacaacaacaacaactactacTACTCACACTTAACAACAGTacgaacgaaataacaatGCCGTCGACGCAGCGCCGAAACGCAGatataatattttgtttagTTAATTCTTTTGGAGCAAGCAAGTTCTTAAGCGAtcgaaaaataaatgaaatgcagCCGCCGCACAACATGATATGCAgattaatttaaacaaaaagcgATCAAACTACCGCGGGCGGGGGTTATTTTACCACTATATTTGACAACAATTTGTATactgtttttatttgctgccGTTGTTTTACCTTTTGGCCagtcatatatatatatatatctatatatgtatatctacaTAAATGCACATGAAAATTCGCGAAACGGAACACACTATAGAAACGTTaagcagcagcggcagtagcagcaacaacaactactacAACGAACAGAGACGACGTCGAAGGAAAGATTTTTACTCGCGTCGCGGTATACTTCAACTGTTTTTGAACTTTTATTGCGTGTTTGCTGCTGCGACACAACTTGCGCGGCGCCACAAAGCGGAGAAAACGTTGACCGCGTGTGTGTGGCGAAGAGCATGCGCTCTCTCGCCCGTATACGTATACGCGCTGTTGTGTGGTGGTGTGCGTGTCTGCGCCAGTCGGTACGCGATTTCAGTTGCGCCGCTCGTTTCGCTCGCGTTTATCGCGACTCACACACTAAAGTGAAGGCGGGCGACAAGCGCTGCCATTGCCAATGCCACAGTGTTGTCCGTTGTTCGCCGCGTTCGCTCTCGCCGCAACTCGAGTCGATATGCCCGAATTCGCCGCCGCGCCTGGCTGTGTGTGACTTGCTTGCTCCAAATTTAGACGACCCCTCCCCTCATTATTGTTTTCCTCCCCCGTCTCAGTTTAGAATTGTAACTAAAACAGATcacaagccaaaaaaaaaacaaagaaaaaccTAAAGAAATATCAACCAAAAGTGTGCAAATCAAAAAGATTCTACAATCCgaatcgaaaacaaaaacataagaaccacaaaagcagcagcagcagaaagagACACAGAGAGCAGCGAAAAGTTAACTGCGAATTCATCGGCTGAAGCAAAGCAGCGGAGCCCAAGTGCAAGCGAGACGGCAGCAGAGCTCCGCTGCAAGGCAACGGGATAGAAAGAGAGATAAATAGAGAGACAGCGCAGCAGCGATAGAGTTTGAGCAGGCGGGAGAGCGAGTAACGGCGGCGACAGCAACACAGCCACAAAAGAGAACGAGTGAGGGAGGGAGAGCTAGACGACGACCTACTACACAAAAAAAGGTGataattttttcatttcattcttttaccttttgatttttctttctttacCCCCTTCGAATTTCGTTTTAGTTGTATTTTGTGGTATCTATAGTTAATACATCTTGTACGCCTAGTCTagttttaagtgaaaatcgtacgaaaaaaaaccaaaaattgcCAAAGCAAATAATGTAacttgctctctctctctctctccctcgcACAGTTCCTCTAGCTCTCGCTCTCATTTCATAACTcgttttgcataaatttcatatattttattaatttgtatatttcttTGTTCAACCCAACTAAGAATCAAACGCCTTTCCTAATTCTCGTCCAAAAAGTCCAATCAATTCAAAATCATTACGAATTTCGATTTGCAGCTTTGTAGCTCACTTTCATTGAAACCGCAAAGAAAAAATTGAGAGAGGGAGAGTGTGAACATTTAACAGTAACGAGGGCTGTTATTAACATTTCAGCGGTGCATAAAAGAAACCAATAAAcattaaccaaaaaaaaagagagttgctaaaaaccaaacaaaaatgtcTGCATTTTTCAATCCTTTCGAGTGTGTTTTGTGGGCGGGCTGACGTCTGACATCACGCGGGGCTGCTTCTTTTGCTCCTAGTTACTTTTCTTGGCCCAGAGCTGTGTGGAACGATTCATAGTAAAAAAGTATCGTTGGTTTACAATGGGCACATTGGAGCACTTTTCTATGGAAAGTGCACCACTTGCCGCCCAATGTgttttttctctctttttcgCTGCCCCAGCGGCAAATCTTTATCCTTTCGCATCAAATTCGCCCTCTAACAGTGCGCGTTAACATGAAAGCGCTAACAGCGGCGGGGCAGCCAGAGAACAAAGCGAAAGGGTGAGGGAGGGAGAGTTAGTCAGTGGATGAGTGTTCGCCAGCAAATCGTAATATACTTTTGTAACAGACCACTGCTTCGGGCCGCGCTGGCGGCAGACTGAACCGTGTTGTCACACATTGAAAATTTCAACAAACTTCGCTACGCTGCCGACGTCGACGTCCCCACGCCAAATTAACCAAGCGAGTGCGAGCGAGTATTGGCTCTTGAATTCGCCGCACGCTCACTTGTCGCTTTGTCGCCGGCCGCTCTCCGTCTCGCTCTCGTTTTCGGGGAATAATTTCAATGATTTTTCTTTCCTTTGAAAAGAAGTTTCTAgcagttgtagttgtagtcgGCCATGGGCTAAGATTGTATTTTTATGTCGCTCTTCGTTCGTAAATTTCACTTAGTTTggatattttatcattttacgAGGGGTTTTGAGCAGTTGTAACTCATTTTTGCACTTGTAGTTTACGCAAGTTATACTTTTGTTTCGGCATAGCTTAAGTTTTCTCCCACAAATGTTAAATTGGTAGGCTTTCTTTCGGGTATACGCTTTTGACTGTAggttttcattatttataagAAATATTGGTTTCATAGCAACAAGtacttatgtacatatgtatgtgatTACGCCACTTTCTAGCCTATTTGCTCATTTCGTACATTTTAGACAAATCAATGAATATTTCTAATTTTCAACATATTCTATATTACAATGACTAGCTGAaatatgtagccttcattggTGGTCGTTCATATAATGTTTTTTCCCCACTATCTTATCTCTTTTGATTGGATTTTACATGTTTAAGGGGTCAAAATGAGTGTATTTTTCAATGCTCAATTTGCTTCCGTTTTTCAGCATGctcactcacgcacacacttgTACGCTTTAAACGCTTGCGgttctgtgtgtgcgtgtatgtAAATGTCTAATACTTATGTCAATTTTCCCTAGTGATGTAATAGATTTTTTAGGTGCGGCTTCTTTTTCCGCCTTCATTCGCTCTGTCATGTTCCACACATTTTCATGctctttaaattatttttttttttagtttgccAACGAGGTCAGACTGGCACACAATACACATACAAATGCACGTGCATTATGAGCGCGCGCACACAGAGACACATCCCTAAATAAATCGCAGTTTGCAGTTCTCCCTTCCACCCTTGCTCTTCTCTGTCTCTCTTTTGTCTACCTTTCATATGCCCTACCTGTCAGCgatcgctgttgttgttactgTTAAATGCATCTGTTACACTCCTCTTCTTTCTTAAAACCTTACTTCCGGCTTGATCATCCATCTCATGCTCTCCCTCCTCTCGCTTATTCTCACTGTTTCAGCATAAATCAGTTGCCCGCATTATGTTATCGCTAAATTctagtgtatgtgtgtgtgctggttGGGTGTATCTGTATCAGCTTGTAGTATTACTAAGCCTTGTTTCGGTTTCACGccctttttatttaattatctgTAGAATGTGCGGCAATCCAGAGATTCCGATTCCGTTATCCCTCATTAAGAAAAGTAAACACCAGCCTTAATATGTAAACATTAcgcatttacatacatacatacatacgcattacatacatatgtacctaAATACAAACCAAAAATATTGCCGATATAGTATTACGAATTTTAAGAATCAAGCTCGACCTAGTTATTGTTTGTTTCATTATTTACTCGGTCTGTAATATTAAAAGTAACTGTGGTCGCATTTTCCAAAAGTAGAGCAGAAAGCATTGGCTTTACCCCTTTTGTTCCTCCCATTTTCCGACCGATTGAAATACGCAAATGATTGATGTAACTTTGTTAGTGCTCGCTTCCTTTGCCTTTAAATTAAGcccattaaaattaattaagatatTGACCCAGTTCGCTGGCAGTCGTCGGAAAACCGCCGGTacagaaataaaattgtttcaaGTGCCTGACATTTTTACATTAAAGCGACATGACGTCATTAGATGAACTTGTTGTGCTcagtttgcttttgtttggtTTCTGCTGGAAAACGAGCATAAGCAGTTAATAATTGGCAGTGATTGcaataaatgcaaatgttcttttttaaatGGAGCATGCAAAAAGAATATAAGGGGAGAAATCAGCAGAGATTGcaaataaaaactataaacaaacCACGAAATACTTTAATTtatagtatgtatgtatgtgtatgtacatGTACATTAGTTTGAGTGCTTGAACTGCGAAATTCCACTGTATTCCGTTGGTTTCTTTATTTTCCATATCTCGCTGGATGGCGGTAAAAGGGGGAAGCAGAAGGTCTGAGTTAGAAAAACAAATGCCTTTAAAGTAATTGTGATAAGGCGATAAGCCACTACAAATTTTTCTGCTTGATAATTGATTTCGAATTCAAaccatttgtttattttgggcTGGAAATATTTCAATGCTGTTTCTTTCCGCTCTCGCCTTCCACTCTCTTTCTTTTTCCCTCTCTCGCCTTTTTTGTCACTTCTTTCGCTTCTCATCTTCATCAACctgttgttattattgcttCTTTTTAGTGGGCAATTAAAATGAGCAGAAAAAATAACAACTAAGAAGAAAATGAGCAACGGTAAATTTAACTTGCTTGTGTGAGCGGGATGGCAAATCTCTGTTGTAAATGATATTAGTTTGAAGTCTGCATATGTATCTATGTTTTTGTACATATTCAATAATGTAAGCAAGCGAATTTTTGCCGTACATAAACAACCTTGTttcgtcttttttttttgtagcattttcgttttgttttttctcaATGATTTTTTTTACTCATTTCGAATACATTTCAAAACAAACAATACAAATTCATTGATTTCGACTTTTACTTTCCTCCGCATAACTGTAAATTTTTTGCGCCTCCGCTGTGGTCGCTTTCTTTGTGGCGTCTTCTTCCACGGCAGAACACCAGCGCAAAAGAGAATCGAAATCTTGGACAGAGAGAGAAATAAGTGTGTCATCCACATGCCTTTTATTCAGTTTGACCCCCTTTTTCCCAAAGTGTAATGCGTAAGCATTGAAGGATTAACCATTAAATTTTGCTAAGTATTTTTTCACTTCTCTGACGTCAGCCAATAAAAAACTACAACCCAGCCTAAAGCAACaaatgtatgtaaatgtacatatacatgtctgtgtgtatgtatattgCTTTAATTGATTAACACGCAAAatgttgtatttgtatttttaaatgaagcgcaatgaaaataaaattacaaggAGGCACTCAAAGCGCAGTCACAGTGgattaaaatgtttttcgtAATTTCCTATTACAAATATTGCTGTTCTTGAGACAGTGTTTAATGGTGGAACTCATTGCCAAGGAGCTCACTTTTATTAGTTcgtacatacgtacatacatatgtatgtatattttttttattatttgttggTCGAACACACGCATTGTGGTTACAACGAGTTAGCAGTTTAGGCAAAACGCAATCAATTAGCACATGGTTTATGCCAACAGCAATGCCACTCTACGTATTTATAAATATCTgcttatatatttacatataccAATGTATCtatgtacgtacatacatatgtacatatcttCGCTTTTCACGAACAACGAACAGTAGCAGCAAGGTCA encodes:
- the LOC6619800 gene encoding GPI transamidase component PIG-T is translated as MYPVAFVLLLLVAFNAGANLGRDDERFHEELVVRPLSGDHVNTYFQFTTRWHYGEKDNLYHTQLTPRVIAELLQQFAVKELHIGLTQGLWRYETWGYPIVEATSGAEMWAWFSGANLTNRDVDSQWKALANVFSGVLCASLNFVDNTNSIAPRHLIRPQFMPANGQRFVRYATLPREIVCTENLTPWKKLLPCGSASGFASLLNSGHVHNTKYHSLGLKVRVLCEDHDEDNCIVELTQTANLVYDLRLFELSNNDFSLRRLFGMGLNGYCELAESSKIYVQRNELGERYQLVPEPVHEVKTTRGGHSVVYSVYDMHEQFKEAGERLFNVAWLAPKSANRRRNLAKPSLPPVTVHRYLLGHGQERGRIVTEVTNSHYDALPIMLQEVIPWYVHAYLHTLSIRRKPQRVNEYGRQRLPFKLLHYTPGKQRELPSHLEIGFMLPGQTSALISIDVDYLLLKWLEYPPDANHGHYIGSAIVSSQLPMGRNYSALPPEGHLFEHSFNATRPSYVLSLHTEALIVSLPTPDFSMPYNVICLACTVVALAFGPIHSVATKMIIVGRQTSAPKNFVKKIFNQIFRRGKAAEEAAAEGEGLPAAGAAASDATGVASARPAISPGGPSGDQPLLEDLDEEEEEQD
- the LOC6619801 gene encoding uncharacterized protein LOC6619801 — its product is MLFATHTRSTFSPLCGAAQVVSQQQTRNKSSKTVEVYRDASKNLSFDVVSVRCSSCCCCYCRCCLTFL